Sequence from the Gloeocapsopsis dulcis genome:
CGACAATTCCCAAAATCATATTATTGGGATAGAAATACTCGCGATAAAAATTAACGGCATCTTCTCGCGCAATATTATCTACTGTTTGATACTCAGGAATCCGCGCATAAGGACTGTCATCACCGTAAATCAACTTCTGAAACTCACGCTGAGCAATGCTACCTGGTTCATCATTCCGCCGTGCAATGCTACCACGTAACTGTGTTTTTGCTAAATCCAACTTATCTTGAGCAAACACTGGCTGACGGATTACCTCAGCAAACAACCCAAACACCGTGTCCAGATCTTCGCTTAAAGCATCAAAGCTTGCCGAACCCGAAGCATTACTAATCGATGTTTCTACTGTAGCTGCCCGTTGCTCTAATAACTCATTAAGTTCATCGCCTGAATGCTGCTGCGTGCCCCCCGTCCGCATCACAGTTCCCGTCAAACCTGCTAAGCCAGTTTTTTCAGCGCTTTCCCAGCGTTGCCCAGTGCGAAACAACGCCGTACCACTCACTAAGGGCAACTCGCGATCTTCCAACAGATACACAATCATGCCGTTATCCGTCACAAAGCGCGTATACTCTGGTAACTGCACCTCTGGTAATGGCGCAAACTGCAACTCAGTAAAATGCACAGCCCCTGCGATCGCAGGCAACCGCAACATCACCACCAACAGCAGTGCCACTAACCACAACCCAATCCAGTTAATACTCCGCTTACTCCGACTTGTACCAACCCACTGCATCAACATTCCCAAATTCCTTATGTTAAATCTCTGCGTTCTCTATGGTTCGTTCCCTCAAGCCTGCGGTACTAACCGCCCTACCGTACGATTCTGTGTCGTAAAAGTTGCCTGCGCCACGCGTTGAACATCAGCAGCCGTTACCGCCTGAATCGCCTCTAACTCCTTGAATAAATTGCGCCAGGAGCCAGTTTTGACTTCATATTCCAACAACAACTGTGCCATCCCCATATTCGATTTTAGCGATCGCAACAATCCCGCCCTAGCTTGGGTCTTCACGCGATCCAACTCAGCAGCAGAGACAGGTTCCGTTTTTAAACGTTCAATTTCCTTTCTTAACGCTGCACCCACTTCATTTGCTGTATGACGAGGAGCCGTCAACGCATAAAATAGCATGACATTTTGGTGTTTATCACCTGGAAAACCACTAAAGCCTTGGGCAGAAAGGGCAAGTTGTTGTTGTTCAACTAAAGATCTATACAGCCGCGACGTGCGACCATCACTGAGTAATCTCCCAATAATGTCATAGGTGACATGATCGGGATCGTTAATTGCAGGACGGTGATAACCTTCTAGATACCACGGCTGCGATCGCAAACGCAATTCAAATTCTCGCTGTCGCTTTTGAGGTGGTTCTGATACTTGCACGGCGGGGGCGGCAGGTTTTGCTTTGTAGCGACCAAAGTAAGTTTGTGCTAACTGTTGCACGCGATCGGCTTCAACATCACCGATCACTGCAATTGTTAAATTACTCGGTACGTAGTGCGTATCAAAAAATTGTTGTAAGTCTTGCCGCGTCAAGTTGCGGATATCTTCTTCGTAACCAATTACCGGACGACGATAGGGATGTTTAGTAAATGCGGTATCGAGAAACTTCTCCACCATTTGACCAATAGGAGAATTATCGACTCGCAATCGCCGTTCTTCAAGAATGACATCTTTTTCTTGATAAAACTCGCGGAAGACAGGTTCTAAAAATCGCTCCGACTCTAGCGACATCCAGAGTTCTAGCTTATTACTCGGAAAACTATAGAAATAGCGCGTTGCATCTGCTGAGGTATTGGCATTTAAACCAACACCACCCGCTTGTTCAACAATTTGCCCCAGTTCGTTTTGTTTAACATAACTTTGGGCTTGGGCTTGCACTTTTTCAAATTCTGCCTGCAAACGGGCAACTTCAGCTTTGTTCCCCCTTGCTTGCGCCGCGCGAATTTGGGTATCGAGTTCATCTAAGCGATCTAAGAGTGGCTTTTCTGCCTGGTAATCTGTTGTCCCGATGTGTTGCGTTCCCTTGAATGCTAAATGCTCTAAATAGTGCGCGATTCCTGTTTTACCATCAGGTTCATCCGCACCACCTACATCAGCATAGGTAAGAAACGAAACAACAGGTGCTCGATGGCGTTCTAAAACAATAAATTTTATGCCATTTCCCAGGCGAAACTCACTCAGTTGATCGACAACGCGATCCAAATAAGACTGCGCCGATGCTTCTGGAGTGGGTGTTTGCGTACGGGCGATCGCAATTGCTGGCAACGACGCCCAAGAAAACAAAATAATTATTAAAAAAGTGAAGATCCGCCATCTTACATGGTGAGGTAAGAACAATTGGCAGCAACGTTTCAAACTCATAAGTCACAATAAAAGTACTTTTCCAGGATAGATCCCTTAACGATCTATTACACGTTCAGCGGGGAATCTGCTTGATCGTAGAAAATATCGCTACCAGTGGCACTGCAATCCTACAGGTATTAAGTCTATGCAAGTTTTTCATCGTCCTTCCCAATCTGAAGAATCCTCCCGCGATCGCATTTTAAAAGCGGCACAGCGGTTATTTGCCCGTCAAGGCTACGATGGTACAACAACACGTGACTTAGCGGTTGCAGCAGGTGTCGCTGAAGGGACACTATTTCGTCATTTTGCTAATAAAAAGGCGATTTTGATTGAAATTGCGACGCAAGGCTGGGTGGAAATTCTCACCGATCTGCTGACTGAATTAAGCGAAATGGGTAGCTACAAGGCAGTGGCACAAGTGATGCAGCGCCGGATGTGGAATTTTCATAAAAATGCCGATATGATGCGTGTTTGCTTTATGGAAGCGCAGTTTCACCCCGATTTACGCGATCGCATTCAAGCAGAAGTGATTAACAAAATGACCTATGTTGCCGAAGCGTTCTTCCAAACTGCAATGGATCGCGGAATTTACCGCAAAACGAATCCGAAAATTGTCGCCCAAGTGTTTTTAGGCATGTTTGCGATCGCAGGCTTTAGTCACAATACATTAATGGAACCCGATGCTTCGCCGAAAGCTATGCAGGAAATGGCAGAAGGACTTGCGGATATTTTTCTCAATGGTGTGTTAGAGAGGGGTGAGTAGAGTTATGAGTTTTGAATTTTGAATTTTGAGTTAATTTCATTCATAGTTCATGACTTTGCATAGCGGTAGAACTAATGTCCGAATTTATCTTTAGTTTATGAATATTCATAACATTGATGGGACGCTTGCGGATACTTTAGGCGATCGCCGACGACGATTAGCTGAAATCTTTGCTGCACCAGTCATTTTATGGTCAGGACGTCGTAGTCCGCGCAATTTTGCTGCAAATACGTTTCCTTTTCGCGCTAGTAGTCATTTTCTCTATTTTGCTGG
This genomic interval carries:
- a CDS encoding M16 family metallopeptidase, yielding MSLKRCCQLFLPHHVRWRIFTFLIIILFSWASLPAIAIARTQTPTPEASAQSYLDRVVDQLSEFRLGNGIKFIVLERHRAPVVSFLTYADVGGADEPDGKTGIAHYLEHLAFKGTQHIGTTDYQAEKPLLDRLDELDTQIRAAQARGNKAEVARLQAEFEKVQAQAQSYVKQNELGQIVEQAGGVGLNANTSADATRYFYSFPSNKLELWMSLESERFLEPVFREFYQEKDVILEERRLRVDNSPIGQMVEKFLDTAFTKHPYRRPVIGYEEDIRNLTRQDLQQFFDTHYVPSNLTIAVIGDVEADRVQQLAQTYFGRYKAKPAAPAVQVSEPPQKRQREFELRLRSQPWYLEGYHRPAINDPDHVTYDIIGRLLSDGRTSRLYRSLVEQQQLALSAQGFSGFPGDKHQNVMLFYALTAPRHTANEVGAALRKEIERLKTEPVSAAELDRVKTQARAGLLRSLKSNMGMAQLLLEYEVKTGSWRNLFKELEAIQAVTAADVQRVAQATFTTQNRTVGRLVPQA
- a CDS encoding TetR/AcrR family transcriptional regulator — protein: MQVFHRPSQSEESSRDRILKAAQRLFARQGYDGTTTRDLAVAAGVAEGTLFRHFANKKAILIEIATQGWVEILTDLLTELSEMGSYKAVAQVMQRRMWNFHKNADMMRVCFMEAQFHPDLRDRIQAEVINKMTYVAEAFFQTAMDRGIYRKTNPKIVAQVFLGMFAIAGFSHNTLMEPDASPKAMQEMAEGLADIFLNGVLERGE